From a single Pseudalkalibacillus hwajinpoensis genomic region:
- a CDS encoding paeninodin family lasso peptide encodes MKRAWMKPELEVLKVEMTMAGPGLKTPDAVQPDVDETIHYS; translated from the coding sequence ATGAAAAGAGCATGGATGAAACCTGAGCTAGAAGTACTTAAGGTTGAAATGACAATGGCCGGACCTGGTCTTAAAACTCCAGATGCAGTACAGCCTGATGTTGATGAAACAATCCATTATAGTTAA
- the istA gene encoding IS21 family transposase — MSYVEIHQLYSQGFSKSKIARKLGISRNRVIDYLKMSPDDFEEFITSLKMRGKKLDPYQIHIMEWLKEHPDLTSAQIYDWLEEKLKVKDVSENTVRNYVNELRDKYYIPKVKAHRTYSAIPEVPRGLQAQVDFGQTIVEDAERKKHRLYFIAFILSHSRYKYVEWLDRPFRTTDVIHTHEKAFQYFGGMPQEMVYDQDALLAINENAGDLIMTAEFTKYYQARQFRIYLCRKSDPESKGKVEQVVKFVKNNFSNHRTYNNIEDWNASCLAWLKRTGNYKIHHNIKKRPVEVHALEKPHLRQVSNTYYLFDNVHSPSITRSIQKDNIIRYGGNRYSVPKGTYRYGAANTAYVMEKEGFLYIRLKEAGKVIAKHEITDKKGETITAPEHRNKNTSKRDLLIYEIEDFFTDKTSIKWFMGVLKERYPRHLVDQLKVIQSSIKNYPNEVEEALVKIKQMNMTSANDFRDVVKSLAIEKERLVLTSPQDVQTNEKYQAIVAPERSADIYLEVLSGGK, encoded by the coding sequence ATGTCTTATGTTGAAATTCACCAATTATACTCGCAAGGTTTTTCAAAAAGTAAAATAGCTAGGAAGTTAGGAATATCTAGAAATAGGGTGATTGATTATTTGAAAATGAGTCCAGATGATTTTGAGGAGTTTATAACTTCGTTAAAGATGAGGGGGAAGAAATTAGATCCATATCAAATACATATCATGGAATGGTTGAAAGAGCATCCTGATTTAACATCAGCTCAGATTTATGACTGGCTGGAGGAAAAACTAAAAGTAAAGGATGTGAGTGAGAATACAGTAAGAAATTATGTAAATGAATTGCGTGACAAGTATTACATTCCAAAAGTAAAGGCTCATCGCACTTACAGTGCGATACCAGAAGTGCCGAGGGGTCTACAAGCTCAGGTTGATTTCGGTCAAACAATTGTGGAAGATGCTGAAAGGAAAAAGCATCGCTTATACTTCATCGCATTCATTTTATCGCATTCGAGATACAAATATGTAGAATGGCTAGATCGGCCGTTCCGAACCACCGATGTCATCCACACACACGAGAAAGCGTTCCAGTATTTCGGTGGGATGCCCCAGGAGATGGTTTATGACCAGGATGCCCTTTTGGCAATTAACGAAAATGCCGGTGACTTAATTATGACTGCAGAATTCACGAAGTACTACCAGGCAAGACAATTCAGAATTTATTTGTGCAGAAAGAGTGATCCAGAATCAAAAGGGAAAGTCGAACAAGTTGTGAAATTCGTGAAGAACAATTTCAGCAACCATCGAACTTATAACAATATTGAGGATTGGAATGCTTCCTGCCTAGCCTGGCTGAAACGCACCGGGAACTATAAAATTCATCACAATATAAAAAAGAGACCAGTCGAGGTGCACGCCCTGGAAAAGCCGCACTTACGCCAAGTCTCAAATACCTATTATCTTTTCGATAATGTTCATAGCCCAAGTATAACAAGAAGCATTCAAAAGGACAATATCATTCGATATGGCGGTAACCGTTATAGTGTACCGAAAGGTACCTATCGGTACGGAGCAGCAAACACGGCTTACGTCATGGAAAAAGAAGGATTCCTATATATTCGATTAAAAGAAGCTGGAAAAGTTATCGCGAAGCATGAAATAACAGACAAAAAAGGAGAAACCATAACCGCCCCTGAACATCGAAATAAGAATACTTCAAAAAGAGATTTACTTATATATGAAATCGAGGATTTCTTTACGGACAAGACTTCTATCAAGTGGTTTATGGGAGTATTAAAAGAACGTTATCCTCGTCACCTAGTTGATCAACTGAAAGTGATCCAATCTTCCATCAAGAACTATCCAAATGAGGTGGAAGAGGCTCTTGTAAAGATAAAACAAATGAATATGACAAGCGCAAATGACTTTCGTGATGTAGTCAAATCGTTAGCGATAGAAAAAGAGAGATTGGTTCTGACCTCCCCACAAGATGTGCAGACAAATGAAAAGTATCAAGCGATCGTTGCACCAGAACGATCAGCGGATATCTATCTCGAAGTGTTGTCAGGAGGTAAGTGA
- a CDS encoding glycoside hydrolase family 88 protein yields the protein MVFQYISYLLILIVFLVALLDVIPLIFDWFSRVRIGRYKDFQKWNECVTQKSIKWLSKTPKIKVTDNTRLVIIDRLKGNYTKSSIQHWQEGTLILGLMENYKISKDDKIKKAILQYMNVKFNSDGQWRESPTHVDSAILAYAIMKIDFIDTDKYKQALEYVWNMIQEHIGKDGTVKYRKSMDEYRYVDTIGFICPFLIAFGVRYKEEKCIDLAVKQIQEFNKYGMLNKYFIPCHAYHIKSKVPLGLYGWGRGLGWYAIGLIDSWNELPNNNKYKAILRTNVISFTSSAIAFQQGNGSWNWTVSRNESRPDSSVTAVLAWFMINAASIEGLTDKCIASEKLATSYLMSVTRRSGAIDFSQGDTKDIGMYSRLFNILPFTQGFSLRVINKHISSECTLNINHYKEFF from the coding sequence ATAGTGTTCCAATATATTAGTTATCTATTAATTTTGATAGTATTTCTTGTAGCTTTACTAGATGTAATTCCATTAATATTTGATTGGTTTTCAAGAGTTAGGATTGGAAGGTATAAAGATTTTCAAAAATGGAATGAGTGTGTTACACAAAAGAGTATTAAATGGTTATCTAAAACACCTAAAATAAAAGTAACGGATAACACAAGATTGGTGATCATTGATCGATTGAAGGGGAACTATACAAAGTCTTCCATTCAGCATTGGCAAGAAGGAACATTAATACTTGGTTTAATGGAGAATTATAAAATTTCTAAGGACGATAAAATTAAAAAAGCTATTTTACAATATATGAATGTTAAATTTAATAGCGATGGTCAATGGAGAGAGTCTCCTACACATGTTGACAGTGCAATTTTGGCCTATGCTATTATGAAAATTGATTTTATAGATACTGATAAATATAAACAAGCTTTAGAGTACGTGTGGAATATGATTCAGGAGCACATTGGTAAAGATGGTACTGTTAAATATCGGAAATCAATGGATGAATATAGGTACGTAGATACTATTGGATTTATTTGTCCATTTTTAATCGCATTTGGTGTTCGTTATAAAGAAGAAAAGTGTATTGATTTGGCTGTGAAGCAAATACAAGAATTCAATAAATATGGAATGTTAAATAAGTATTTTATACCTTGTCACGCCTATCATATTAAAAGTAAGGTTCCTCTAGGTCTTTATGGCTGGGGAAGAGGACTGGGGTGGTATGCAATAGGTCTTATCGATTCGTGGAATGAATTGCCAAATAATAATAAATACAAAGCAATTCTTAGAACCAATGTTATTAGTTTCACAAGTAGTGCTATTGCTTTTCAACAGGGAAATGGTAGCTGGAACTGGACAGTAAGCAGAAATGAAAGTAGACCAGATTCATCTGTCACTGCTGTGTTAGCATGGTTTATGATCAATGCTGCTAGCATAGAGGGATTAACGGATAAATGTATCGCTAGTGAAAAATTGGCAACCTCATATCTAATGAGTGTTACTAGACGATCTGGTGCTATTGATTTTTCACAGGGAGATACGAAAGATATAGGAATGTATTCCAGGTTGTTTAATATACTGCCATTTACTCAGGGATTTTCACTTAGAGTGATTAATAAACACATTAGTAGTGAATGCACTCTGAACATTAATCACTATAAGGAGTTTTTTTAA
- the istB gene encoding IS21-like element helper ATPase IstB, with translation MNQVYDHLQEKCRTLRLAETGKKLPEILRKAEAKNWTYHELIHEVLSYEIRCREQKNMEKMMKWADFPENLSFETYDLKEQNAIGEKQLHVLQELHWIDEHFTLIMMGPTGAGKTHLSVALGIHAVENGYQVSFTSMSQLMYILKTRDYISKSKTRYKRIVSSDLIIIDDVMYMTYEAQEAHLFFQFIYDLYDKAAFILTSNKGPGEWGKFLGDPTLTTAILDRLLHRSEILTFDKEADSIRMKYRKAIFDASPVES, from the coding sequence ATGAACCAGGTATATGACCATCTACAGGAAAAGTGTCGAACCCTCCGTCTCGCAGAGACGGGAAAGAAGCTACCGGAAATTCTGAGAAAAGCAGAAGCTAAAAATTGGACGTACCACGAACTCATTCATGAAGTATTAAGTTATGAAATTCGTTGCAGGGAACAAAAAAACATGGAAAAGATGATGAAGTGGGCGGATTTCCCGGAGAATTTATCCTTCGAAACATATGACCTGAAGGAACAGAATGCCATCGGAGAAAAGCAACTCCATGTGTTACAGGAACTTCATTGGATAGATGAACACTTCACTTTAATTATGATGGGTCCAACTGGAGCTGGTAAGACACACTTATCTGTCGCATTAGGAATACATGCCGTGGAGAATGGATATCAAGTATCCTTCACTTCAATGAGCCAGCTGATGTACATTCTGAAGACAAGAGACTATATCAGCAAATCCAAAACTAGATATAAACGCATTGTATCTTCGGATCTCATTATTATAGATGATGTGATGTATATGACATATGAAGCTCAGGAAGCTCATCTATTTTTTCAGTTTATATACGACTTATATGATAAAGCAGCTTTTATACTGACTTCTAATAAAGGTCCTGGAGAGTGGGGGAAATTCCTTGGTGATCCCACTCTCACCACGGCCATTCTAGATAGGTTATTACACCGGAGTGAGATTCTTACATTTGATAAGGAGGCAGATAGTATAAGGATGAAATATCGGAAAGCAATTTTTGATGCATCACCTGTTGAATCTTAA
- a CDS encoding asparagine synthase-related protein: MSAITGIYHINKEPISLDIVNNVMGSLKEFPCDDSQFWLKGNVFLGCHAQWITPESINEQQPFYDYEKQLVITSDAIIDNRSELFDILQIDHVDRKTMTDNQLILLAYIKWGEDTPKFLIGDFAFMIWDERKQELFGARDFSGSRTLYYYYSDQKFAFCSINKPLFQLPFIEHKLREEWMADFLSIPWNFESIDTTSTVFENINQLPPSHSISLIKGELKLTRYNTLLEGEKLKLNSNEEYEEALKEVFERAVTSRLRTHRKVGAHLSGGLDSGSVVGIAANSLKRENKQLHTFSYIPAKDFVDWTPKNRLADERPLIKATVDHVGNIQDNYLDFEGKTPLTDIDDWLEVLEMPYKFFENTFWLKGIFEEAHSQNIGVLLNGQRGNWTISWGPVLDYQAGLLRKMQLLRLYNEINLYSKNIGVSKSRIFSIVRRKIFSMSSLKKQPSQILQMINPEFEHKLNSFEKLRDYGIDLTGNSKDSVYDIKKKQFQDLFYWNITGTYGSKLSLRYSLWGRDPTNDLRVARFCLSVPEEQFVNGGLSRSLIRRSMKNILPDEVRLNERSRGIQGADGLHRMMPVWGKFIEELENMCRDSLVTEYLNIKIIKQAIESLKYKPKPSYVYEMNFRILMRSLIFYRFVKKYN, translated from the coding sequence ATGAGTGCTATCACAGGGATCTATCATATTAATAAAGAGCCAATCTCATTAGACATAGTTAATAATGTAATGGGCTCTCTAAAAGAGTTTCCTTGCGATGATTCCCAGTTTTGGCTCAAGGGAAATGTATTCCTGGGATGTCATGCTCAATGGATTACACCAGAATCAATAAATGAGCAGCAACCATTTTATGATTATGAAAAACAATTGGTCATTACGTCGGACGCCATTATTGATAATAGAAGTGAACTGTTTGATATATTGCAAATAGATCATGTAGATAGAAAAACAATGACTGACAATCAATTAATTTTACTAGCTTATATAAAATGGGGTGAAGATACCCCGAAATTCTTGATTGGTGATTTTGCATTTATGATCTGGGATGAAAGGAAGCAGGAGCTTTTTGGGGCAAGAGATTTTTCAGGCAGTAGAACACTCTACTATTATTACAGTGATCAAAAGTTCGCTTTTTGTTCAATTAATAAACCATTATTTCAATTACCTTTTATCGAGCATAAATTAAGAGAAGAATGGATGGCTGATTTTCTTAGTATTCCGTGGAATTTCGAATCCATTGATACCACTTCTACTGTATTTGAGAATATAAATCAACTGCCTCCTTCTCATAGTATTTCTTTAATAAAGGGTGAATTAAAGCTTACAAGATACAATACTTTACTAGAAGGTGAAAAACTAAAATTAAATTCAAATGAAGAATACGAGGAAGCTTTAAAGGAAGTTTTCGAACGTGCAGTTACATCAAGACTTCGTACACATCGTAAAGTAGGTGCACACCTTAGTGGGGGGCTGGATTCTGGTTCAGTTGTAGGGATTGCTGCAAACTCGCTAAAACGAGAAAACAAACAATTACATACGTTTAGCTATATACCAGCGAAAGATTTTGTTGATTGGACCCCTAAAAATAGATTAGCTGATGAAAGACCATTAATAAAGGCTACTGTCGATCATGTAGGCAACATTCAAGATAACTATCTAGACTTTGAAGGGAAAACGCCTCTCACTGATATAGATGATTGGCTAGAAGTATTGGAGATGCCGTATAAGTTCTTTGAGAATACTTTTTGGTTAAAGGGGATTTTTGAAGAAGCACACTCGCAAAACATAGGCGTTCTGTTAAATGGACAAAGAGGTAATTGGACTATTTCTTGGGGGCCTGTGCTGGATTACCAGGCTGGTTTATTAAGGAAAATGCAACTGTTGAGACTTTATAATGAAATAAATCTTTACAGTAAAAATATAGGTGTTAGTAAATCTCGCATATTCTCCATTGTTAGAAGGAAAATATTTTCGATGTCTTCCTTGAAGAAACAACCAAGTCAAATTCTACAGATGATTAATCCTGAATTTGAACATAAGTTAAATTCATTTGAGAAACTAAGGGATTATGGAATTGATTTAACTGGGAATTCAAAGGATAGTGTTTACGATATTAAAAAGAAACAATTTCAAGATTTATTTTATTGGAATATTACAGGTACTTATGGATCAAAATTATCGCTACGTTATTCTTTATGGGGTCGTGATCCTACAAATGATTTGAGAGTTGCGAGGTTTTGCTTATCAGTTCCAGAAGAACAATTTGTTAATGGTGGATTATCTAGGTCGCTTATCAGGAGGTCAATGAAAAATATCTTGCCAGATGAAGTGAGACTGAATGAACGTTCAAGAGGGATTCAAGGTGCAGACGGTCTACATCGCATGATGCCGGTTTGGGGAAAGTTCATTGAGGAATTAGAAAACATGTGTAGGGATTCTCTTGTGACGGAATATCTGAATATTAAAATCATTAAACAAGCAATAGAATCCTTGAAGTATAAACCTAAGCCGTCATACGTTTATGAAATGAATTTTCGAATATTAATGCGCAGTCTCATTTTTTATCGATTTGTTAAAAAATACAACTGA
- a CDS encoding sugar transferase — translation MQIDFDTLIFYEHKRFVSSRFFRGISCQSERITKIGKVIRKLSFDELPKLFNILKGEMSFIGPRPLLIKYLPYYTELEVKRHNVRPESHKYQEGINLIRMKG, via the coding sequence ATGCAAATAGACTTCGATACATTAATCTTTTATGAACATAAGAGATTCGTGTCTAGCAGATTCTTCAGGGGGATCTCTTGCCAGAGTGAAAGAATAACGAAAATTGGAAAGGTTATTAGGAAATTAAGTTTTGATGAACTCCCTAAACTTTTTAATATTTTAAAAGGTGAAATGAGCTTTATTGGACCAAGACCATTACTAATTAAGTATCTTCCTTATTATACGGAACTAGAAGTGAAGAGACATAATGTTAGACCGGAATCGCACAAGTATCAGGAAGGAATAAACTTAATTAGGATGAAAGGTTAG
- a CDS encoding transposase: MAEIIQKWKELIANGIRYDVSNGKIEWINNKIKMMKRRAVGYRT; this comes from the coding sequence ATTGCCGAAATCATTCAAAAATGGAAAGAACTTATTGCGAATGGCATCCGATATGACGTTTCTAACGGGAAAATTGAATGGATCAACAATAAAATCAAGATGATGAAACGTCGGGCAGTCGGTTACCGGACATGA
- a CDS encoding lipopolysaccharide biosynthesis protein has protein sequence MRVKYSMLNVLAGLGNQLVVTALSFISRTVFISALGVEYLGINALFTNILLMLTLAEAGIGASIVYSLYKPVAEEDHEKINVLMKLYKKAYLVIAIIVLILGLSIFPFLGYIVKDTSVDNINLIYFIFLINTVLPYLYLHKNSFLSVCQKNYIVTGLYSISQIVSIGIKIAILYYTQNYILYLIIDIGVTLLTTLVLVIIVNRMYPFLRDKVTSSLDIETRKTITKNIKAIILQNIGAFIILSSDNILIATFVSVTAVGIYSNYKMLIEICKTFTNQIFSNLYHSVGNLVAKESINKIYGIFNSIWLLSFWLHSFFSITLLIVLEPFIVLWIGKEFLMNEGVVLLLLILFFERGMRNPVTTIKTTSGIFHKDRYVPLCQAVLNLGISIILVQYIGISGVFIGTLLSTLVLPFWFTPLIVYRKVFKLPVRIYFQKYLYYFGLVTGTYFITDFICKFINTVSILELVLKFLVCIVVPNLIFIVIFYKTDEFKHLYGVAKPLLITLLMKIRGGLTIKSTVKE, from the coding sequence ATGAGAGTAAAATATTCAATGCTCAACGTTTTGGCGGGATTGGGAAATCAATTAGTGGTCACTGCTCTCAGTTTTATATCAAGAACAGTATTTATCAGTGCTCTTGGAGTGGAGTATCTAGGAATTAATGCGTTATTTACAAATATTTTGCTAATGTTAACACTTGCAGAGGCTGGTATTGGAGCGAGTATAGTCTACAGTTTATATAAGCCAGTTGCAGAAGAAGACCACGAAAAAATAAATGTCCTAATGAAATTATATAAAAAAGCTTATCTTGTAATTGCAATTATCGTATTGATATTAGGATTATCAATTTTTCCGTTTCTTGGATACATTGTGAAGGATACAAGTGTCGATAACATTAATTTAATATATTTTATTTTCCTTATTAACACAGTTCTCCCTTACCTTTATTTACATAAAAATTCATTTTTAAGTGTTTGCCAAAAGAATTACATCGTAACTGGTCTTTATTCTATTTCGCAAATTGTTTCGATAGGCATCAAAATTGCAATTTTGTATTATACTCAAAACTATATACTTTACTTAATTATTGATATTGGTGTTACCCTCTTGACTACCTTAGTGTTGGTAATTATTGTAAACAGAATGTATCCATTCCTAAGAGACAAAGTAACTTCATCATTAGATATAGAAACTAGAAAGACAATCACCAAAAATATTAAAGCAATTATTCTGCAGAACATTGGTGCCTTTATAATATTAAGTTCAGATAATATCTTGATAGCAACATTTGTTAGTGTAACAGCTGTAGGTATCTATTCAAATTATAAAATGCTTATTGAAATTTGCAAAACATTCACTAATCAAATTTTTTCAAATCTTTATCATAGTGTAGGAAATTTAGTAGCTAAAGAAAGTATTAATAAAATCTATGGTATTTTTAATTCAATTTGGTTACTCAGCTTCTGGTTGCACTCTTTTTTTTCTATTACTTTGTTGATAGTACTTGAACCATTTATTGTTTTGTGGATTGGAAAAGAATTTTTAATGAATGAAGGCGTAGTTTTACTTCTATTAATTCTTTTCTTTGAAAGGGGAATGAGGAATCCAGTTACTACTATTAAAACAACCTCGGGTATTTTTCATAAAGATCGTTATGTACCACTTTGTCAGGCAGTATTGAATCTAGGAATTTCAATTATATTAGTACAATATATAGGTATATCCGGGGTATTTATCGGAACATTACTAAGTACATTGGTTTTACCATTTTGGTTCACTCCTTTAATAGTTTACAGAAAGGTTTTTAAATTACCAGTGAGAATCTATTTTCAGAAATACTTATATTATTTTGGACTAGTAACAGGCACATACTTTATTACTGATTTTATTTGTAAATTTATTAATACAGTTTCCATATTGGAACTAGTTTTAAAGTTTCTAGTTTGCATTGTTGTACCTAATCTAATATTTATAGTGATATTTTATAAAACGGATGAATTTAAGCATCTATATGGAGTAGCAAAACCTTTGTTAATCACGTTACTGATGAAAATCAGAGGTGGTTTAACAATAAAATCAACTGTAAAAGAATAG
- a CDS encoding acyltransferase: MGKNCHGLAGCTIDYAHCWLIEIGDNVTFAPQAYLLAHDASTKRYLDYTKIAKIKIGNNVFIGARALIMPEVSIGKNTIVAGSWKCGD, from the coding sequence ATGGGGAAGAATTGTCATGGTCTTGCGGGATGTACAATTGATTATGCTCATTGTTGGCTAATCGAGATAGGTGATAATGTAACTTTTGCTCCTCAAGCTTACCTGCTTGCACATGATGCAAGTACTAAAAGATACTTAGATTATACAAAAATAGCTAAAATCAAAATAGGAAATAATGTATTTATAGGTGCTAGGGCGTTAATTATGCCAGAAGTATCCATTGGAAAAAATACGATCGTGGCAGGCAGCTGGAAGTGTGGTGACTAA
- a CDS encoding right-handed parallel beta-helix repeat-containing protein produces MDIKGIKAYLGDLLDIDLTSNPPTNNDLLMYNSTTSTWLPSKINLSGQENSSVSYRIELDRWDIKNDGTNPLETTNGINNAINWAKENQYDHVILPEGYYKLRMNSSSYSCIVVPSNIHFEMSENSSLELETNSSPFYRVIDLTGVKNVKLSGGKITGDKKSHVYELGIKFYRGGVNSDGSLNNNPNFIRSEIIDRYNDPGLLRAYRLWSIPGIATGSYSFYQYQGTVSSSTLKGVRNNGGFAPANPSGRGWFGTIEEVNKMVFVIDISSSNITDAEISAIRAKVDSQSYTHEFGHGIEINGCTNIEVTNIEISDCTGDAIYTGWLEYKLDPSEYTQEQIGSRIFIHNSNLHHCRRQGVSLGAPNDVYVYNNKIHHIGYADDGVTVDGTSPMFGIDIESQWSESNIPTWRPELDQEGFEINTRIYIFNNYIFNNARGHFVNADGINVVLESNTFEGYNVGGISSFQNNWYIKYINNTFIHCELTVKGDNFVNGAFCYKGNVKLQDIRGAHISNCSIKEGLFYGSSNYGYFGTPISVEVGTGTYKYNTPHGMGNGAKICFEEWENSKVPSGINKNKLYYTINVTPTSFQVSETKGGTSVSITDIGIGEYNISRYDYGRCFISNIVVERDWRNDTSLTPNFALVLTGAVIENVTVKNYECNIQAPKSYAGRPSSVSSLVVIEGGVNLEACNITNSKFIRAKTGILGGDININSYNNTRRVNANNLLFSNVGIIIGNTVLMNSKLIDSYVQKNLFAENLFSKIINCYFENSRLDLQYLALEKGMVIANCVFESTTFNVNNNTVMYDNIDIS; encoded by the coding sequence TTGGATATTAAAGGAATAAAAGCATACCTTGGAGATTTATTAGATATAGATCTTACATCTAACCCTCCAACCAATAACGATTTACTAATGTACAATAGCACTACTTCAACATGGCTCCCTTCAAAGATTAATCTTTCAGGACAAGAGAATAGTAGTGTTTCTTATCGAATTGAATTAGATAGATGGGATATTAAAAACGATGGGACAAACCCTTTAGAAACTACTAATGGAATTAATAATGCAATAAATTGGGCTAAAGAAAACCAGTATGATCATGTAATTTTGCCTGAAGGTTACTATAAACTTAGGATGAATAGCTCATCCTACTCGTGTATTGTGGTACCGAGTAATATTCATTTCGAAATGTCTGAAAATAGTAGCTTAGAGCTTGAAACAAATTCATCACCATTCTATCGAGTAATAGATTTAACTGGTGTGAAAAATGTAAAATTATCTGGTGGTAAAATAACAGGAGATAAAAAATCACATGTCTATGAACTTGGTATTAAATTCTATAGAGGTGGAGTAAATAGCGACGGTTCTTTAAATAATAATCCTAATTTTATTCGAAGCGAAATTATAGATCGATATAACGATCCTGGTCTATTAAGAGCTTATCGTTTATGGAGTATCCCTGGTATAGCAACTGGTAGTTATAGTTTTTATCAATATCAAGGCACCGTATCTAGCAGCACGTTAAAGGGGGTGAGGAATAATGGAGGGTTTGCACCTGCGAATCCCTCAGGTAGAGGTTGGTTTGGTACAATAGAAGAGGTAAATAAAATGGTTTTTGTCATTGATATTTCATCTTCTAACATAACCGATGCCGAAATATCTGCAATCAGAGCAAAAGTGGACAGTCAAAGTTACACTCATGAGTTTGGGCATGGTATCGAGATCAATGGTTGTACAAACATTGAAGTAACAAATATTGAAATAAGTGATTGCACAGGTGATGCTATTTATACAGGATGGCTTGAATATAAGCTTGACCCAAGTGAATACACTCAGGAACAGATAGGATCGAGAATTTTTATCCATAATTCCAACTTGCATCATTGTAGAAGACAAGGAGTTTCTTTAGGCGCTCCAAATGATGTATACGTTTATAATAACAAAATACATCATATTGGTTACGCTGATGATGGAGTTACGGTCGATGGAACTTCACCAATGTTCGGCATAGATATCGAGTCACAATGGTCTGAAAGTAACATACCGACTTGGAGGCCAGAATTGGACCAAGAAGGTTTTGAAATAAACACTAGAATTTATATATTTAATAATTATATATTTAATAATGCTAGAGGACACTTTGTAAACGCAGATGGAATAAATGTTGTTTTAGAAAGTAACACTTTTGAAGGTTATAATGTTGGGGGGATTAGTTCTTTCCAAAATAATTGGTATATCAAATATATTAACAATACTTTTATTCATTGTGAACTAACTGTTAAAGGTGATAATTTTGTTAATGGTGCATTCTGTTATAAAGGTAATGTGAAGCTACAAGATATTAGGGGAGCCCATATATCTAACTGTTCAATAAAAGAAGGATTATTTTATGGCTCTAGTAATTATGGATATTTTGGAACCCCCATTTCAGTTGAAGTCGGAACTGGGACTTATAAATATAATACACCTCATGGAATGGGGAATGGGGCCAAAATATGTTTTGAGGAATGGGAGAACAGTAAAGTTCCCTCAGGCATTAATAAAAACAAGCTTTACTACACGATTAATGTTACACCAACAAGTTTTCAAGTGTCTGAAACAAAAGGTGGAACATCTGTATCGATAACTGATATAGGAATAGGAGAATACAATATAAGCAGATATGACTATGGAAGATGTTTTATATCTAATATTGTTGTGGAAAGAGATTGGAGAAATGATACTTCATTAACTCCAAATTTTGCTTTAGTCCTTACAGGCGCCGTAATAGAGAACGTCACCGTTAAAAACTATGAATGTAATATTCAAGCTCCTAAAAGTTATGCTGGAAGACCATCATCCGTGAGTAGTTTAGTTGTAATTGAAGGTGGAGTTAATTTGGAAGCTTGTAATATTACCAATAGTAAGTTTATCAGGGCAAAGACTGGTATTTTGGGAGGCGATATCAATATAAATAGTTACAATAATACTCGAAGAGTAAACGCTAATAACCTGCTTTTTAGTAATGTAGGGATTATTATTGGAAATACAGTTTTAATGAACAGTAAACTTATCGATTCCTATGTTCAAAAAAACTTGTTTGCAGAAAATTTGTTTTCAAAAATAATAAACTGCTATTTTGAAAATTCCAGACTTGATTTGCAATATTTAGCTTTGGAAAAAGGTATGGTTATAGCAAATTGCGTATTTGAAAGCACGACATTTAACGTAAATAATAATACTGTTATGTATGACAATATAGATATTAGTTGA